Proteins encoded together in one Apium graveolens cultivar Ventura unplaced genomic scaffold, ASM990537v1 ctg7811, whole genome shotgun sequence window:
- the LOC141704421 gene encoding large ribosomal subunit protein uL18c-like, with amino-acid sequence MASASSLLFLPGASAAYSQHHPFLRPKLPSLLSAPKPHYQSLVVEAKARTRQDNRVARHIRIRKKVEGTTERPRLSVFRSNKHIYVQVIDDTKMHTLASASTMQKPISEEFDFSAGPTIDVAKKVGEAIAKSCIDKGITKVAFDRGGYPYHGRIEALANAAREHGLQF; translated from the exons ATGGCTTCAGCTTCTTCCTTATTATTTCTCCCTGGCGCTTCAGCAGCGTACTCTCAACACCACCCATTTCTCCGCCCAAAGCTCCCATCTTTATTATCAGCACCAAAGCCACACTACCAGTCACTAGTTGTTGAAGCCAAGGCAAGAACTAGGCAAGATAATCGTGTTGCTCGTCACATTCGTATCCGCAAGAAG GTTGAAGGGACAACAGAAAGACCAAGATTAAGTGTGTTCCGCTCCAACAAGCATATATATGTGCAGGTGATAGACGACACAAAGATGCATACTCTTGCTTCAGCTTCAACAATGCAGAAACCCATCTCGGAGGAGTTTGACTTCAGCGCTGGTCCAACTATT GATGTAGCAAAAAAAGTAGGTGAAGCGATAGCCAAGTCCTGTATTGACAAAGGGATCACCAAAGTGGCGTTTGATCGAGGTGGATACCCTTACCATGGGCGCATTGAAGCACTTGCTAATGCTGCCCGGGAACATGGCCTTCAGTTCTAG
- the LOC141704416 gene encoding protein NRT1/ PTR FAMILY 4.5-like: MDEGSAHKLNVVIEECFQVPCKLAVGIREEKREPNNEGVEDLSFRTVHNPRQGGYKPTLFIFVLMLLDNIGFVANMVSAVLYFINVIHFDLSGSANTTTNFLGTAFLLTLVGGLVSDSYMNRLNTCLLFGGIELLGYLLIIMQSHYEKLQPEACGEYSCVKGTKALLFYASIYLLALGGGGIRGSVPSLGADQFDENDPKESKHIASFFNWFLFFVSGGACIGVTVVVWVSTNKGWDKSFIISIVCTFVGLVFVALGKPFYRIRVPGESALLNVLQVIVVAAKNRKLQLPQNSRELYELQSIQEYASRGERIRHSKQFRLLDKAAVLAEGTKPDKWKVCTVTQVEEVKILTRMIPILLSTTLMNTCLAQLQTFSIQQGTLMNPKVGSFDVPAASIPVIPLLFMCILVPIYEVLFVPLFRKLTGHPNGISHLQRVGVGLVLSAISMGIAGLVEVKRRNEFVNHNKRISLFWLSYQYGIFGIADMFTFVGLMEFFYSEAPKGMKSLSTSFSWLSLSIGYYLSTVFVEIINSVTGKYTSSKRGWLEGLDMNKNHVELFYWFLAILSIVNLGNYVYWANWYKYKKDVPIEPINELIDEPVLTAGTPSNIPSPLGWSPVIFATKQEEGTDST, translated from the exons ATGGATGAAGGGTCAGCTCATAAGCTAAATGTTGTAATTGAAGAATGCTTTCAAGTCCCCTGTAAGTTGGCTGTTGGAATTAGAGAAGAAAAAAGG GAACCAAATAATGAAGGTGTGGAAGATCTATCTTTCCGGACCGTGCATAATCCAAGACAAGGTGGTTATAAGCCCACCCTTTTCATATTTG TGCTAATGTTGCTGGATAACATAGGCTTTGTTGCAAACATGGTAAGCGCGGTTCTATATTTTATAAATGTCATACATTTTGATCTGTCCGGCTCTGCAAACACTACCACCAACTTCCTGGGCACTGCTTTTTTGCTGACACTAGTAGGAGGCCTTGTTTCTGATAGTTACATGAATCGCCTCAACACTTGCCTCCTATTTGGTGGAATCGAGTTACTG GGATACTTGTTAATCATAATGCAGTCACATTATGAAAAATTACAACCTGAAGCATGTGGGGAGTATAGCTGTGTAAAGGGTACTAAAGCTCTACTGTTCTATGCCTCAATCTATTTGTTGGCACTGGGGGGAGGTGGGATTAGAGGATCAGTGCCTTCTCTAGGAGCAGATCAGTTTGATGAGAATGATCCGAAGGAAAGCAAGCACATAGCCAGTTTCTTTAATTGGTTCTTGTTTTTCGTGTCTGGTGGAGCTTGTATTGGAGTTACAGTTGTAGTGTGGGTAAGCACAAATAAAGGATGGGATAAGAGCTTCATTATATCCATTGTTTGTACATTTGTCGGTCTAGTTTTTGTTGCATTGGGAAAGCCTTTTTATCGCATTCGAGTTCCTGGAGAAAGTGCCCTTTTGAATGTTTTACAG GTCATAGTGGTTGCTGCAAAGAACCGGAAACTGCAGCTGCCACAGAATTCTCGAGAGTTGTATGAACTGCAAAGTATCCAAGAGTATGCTTCACGTGGAGAACGCATTCGTCACAGCAAGCAATTTAG GTTACTCGATAAAGCTGCTGTTCTTGCTGAAGGCACCAAGCCTGATAAATGGAAAGTATGCACAGTGACTCAAGTTGAAGAAGTAAAGATCCTTACAAGAATGATACCTATCCTTCTAAGCACCACACTCATGAACACATGTTTAGCTCAGTTGCAAACTTTTTCCATCCAGCAGGGCACCCTAATGAACCCAAAAGTTGGCAGTTTTGATGTCCCGGCAGCCTCAATTCCTGTTATTCCTCTATTGTTTATGTGCATTCTTGTACCCATATACGAAGTTTTATTTGTCCCATTGTTCAGAAAACTGACAGGTCATCCAAATGGCATTAGCCATCTCCAAAGAGTTGGTGTTGGACTAGTTCTCTCAGCCATTTCTATGGGGATAGCCGGACTTGTAGAAGTGAAACGAAGAAATGAATTTGTAAACCACAACAAGCGCATTAGCCTCTTCTGGCTCTCATACCAGTACGGGATATTTGGAATAGCAGACATGTTTACATTTGTTGGATTGATGGAATTCTTCTATAGTGAGGCTCCGAAAGGCATGAAATCACTATCCACTTCTTTTTCATGGCTTTCCCTCTCAATAGGATATTACTTGAGCACAGTTTTTGTGGAAATTATTAATTCAGTAACAGGCAAGTATACTTCCAGCAAGAGGGGATGGCTAGAAGGGCTTGATATGAACAAGAACCATGTAGAACTTTTTTACTGGTTCTTGGCAATTCTCAGTATTGTGAATTTAGGAAATTATGTATATTGGGCCAACTGGTACAAGTACAAGAAAGATGTTCCAATCGAGCCTATTAACGAGCTTATTGATGAGCCCGTGCTGACTGCAGGAACTCCTAGTAACATTCCATCTCCTTTAGGATGGAGTCCAGTGATATTTGCAACTAAACAGGAGGAAGGGACTGATTCTACATGA
- the LOC141704417 gene encoding protein NRT1/ PTR FAMILY 4.5-like produces MLQRRNKISRTGRQWAGLHPFDLLILELAVSLNFVIPDQFCIRQLLTGRPSLGPEPNIEGAEAQSYQTLHNPRQGGYKPALFVLVLTLLDNIGFVAILVSLFLYCLTVIHFDLSGSANTTTNFLGTAYLLTLVGALISDSYINRLNTCLLFGGIELLGYLLLIIQSHYSKLQPEACGEYSCVKGTKALLFYASIYLMALGGGGVRGSVPSLGADQFDENDEKESKHIASFFNWYLFAGTGGACIGVTFVVWVSTNKGYDKSFIISIICTFVGLVFVALGKPFYRTRVPGKSAFLKVFQVLVVAAKNRKLQLPQNSGELYELRSSPEHASHGERIRHSKQFRLLDKAAVLAAGSKPDKWKVCTVTQVEEVKILTRMIPILLSTTLINTCLAQFQTFSVQQGTLMNRKVGSFEIPAASIPVIPLLFMCILVPIYEVFFVPLFKKLTGHPNGISHLQRIGVGLVLSAISMGISGLIEVKRRNELVNHDKHISIFWLAYQYGVFGTADMFTFVGLMDFFYSEAPKDMKSLSTSFAFLSLSIGYYLSTVFVEIINSVTGKYTSSKRGWLEGLDLNKNHLELFYWFLAILSILNFGNYLFWANWYKYKKDASVEVIDQPMLTGSPINLTSPSGWSPLILPTKQGEGTD; encoded by the exons ATGCTGCAGCGTCGCAATAAGATATCCAGAACCGGCCGCCAATGGG CCGGTCTACATCCCTTTGATCTTCTAATTCTAGAATTAGCAGTTAGTCTTAACTTCGTTATACCAGATCAGTTTTGTATCCGTCAACTTCTCACTGGAAGGCCGAGTCTTGGACCT GAACCAAATATTGAAGGTGCGGAAGCTCAATCTTACCAGACCTTGCATAATCCTAGACAAGGCGGTTATAAACCCGCCCTTTTTGTCCTTG TTTTAACGTTGCTGGATAACATTGGCTTTGTTGCAATTTTGGTGAGCCTGTTCCTATATTGTTTAACAGTCATACATTTTGATCTGTCCGGCTCAGCAAACACCACCACCAACTTCCTGGGCACTGCGTATTTGCTGACACTCGTCGGAGCCCTAATATCTGACAGTTACATAAATCGCCTCAACACTTGCCTCCTGTTTGGTGGAATTGAGTTACTG GGATATTTGTTGCTCATTATCCAATCACATTATTCTAAATTACAACCTGAAGCGTGTGGGGAGTATAGCTGTGTGAAGGGTACTAAGGCTCTTCTTTTTTATGCCTCTATTTATTTAATGGCGCTGGGAGGAGGTGGTGTTAGAGGATCAGTGCCTTCTCTAGGAGCAGATCAGTTTGATGAGAATGATGAGAAAGAAAGCAAACACATAGCTAGTTTCTTTAATTGGTACTTGTTTGCTGGAACTGGTGGAGCTTGTATAGGAGTTACATTTGTAGTGTGGGTAAGCACAAATAAAGGATATGATAAGAGCTTCATCATCTCCATTATTTGTACATTCGTTGGCCTAGTTTTTGTTGCATTGGGAAAGCCATTTTATCGCACCCGAGTGCCTGgaaaaagtgcctttctgaaagTTTTCCAG GTCTTGGTGGTTGCTGCAAAGAACCGGAAATTGCAGTTGCCACAGAATTCTGGAGAGTTATATGAGCTGCGCAGTAGCCCCGAGCATGCTTCACATGGAGAACGCATTCGTCACAGCAAACAATTTAG GTTACTAGATAAGGCTGCTGTTCTTGCTGCAGGCAGCAAGCCTGATAAATGGAAAGTATGCACAGTGACTCAAGTTGAAGAAGTAAAGATCCTCACAAGAATGATACCTATCCTTCTAAGCACCACACTCATCAACACATGTTTAGCACAGTTCCAAACTTTTTCCGTCCAGCAGGGCACGCTAATGAACAGAAAAGTTGGGAGTTTTGAAATCCCAGCAGCCTCGATTCCTGTTATACCTCTATTATTCATGTGTATTCTTGTACCGATATACGAAGTTTTCTTTGTCCCCTTGTTTAAAAAACTGACAGGTCATCCAAATGGCATAAGCCATCTTCAAAGAATTGGTGTGGGGCTAGTTCTCTCAGCAATTTCTATGGGGATATCCGGGCTTATAGAAGTGAAGCGCAGAAATGAACTTGTGAACCACGACAAGCACATTAGCATCTTCTGGCTCGCATACCAGTACGGGGTATTTGGGACAGCAGACATGTTTACATTTGTTGGGTTGATGGATTTCTTCTATAGTGAGGCTCCAAAAGACATGAAATCACTCTCCACTTCTTTTGCATTTCTTTCTCTCTCAATAGGATATTACTTGAGCACAGTTTTTGTGGAAATTATTAATTCAGTGACTGGCAAGTATACTTCCAGCAAGAGAGGGTGGCTAGAAGGCCTTGATTTGAACAAGAACCATCTTGAACTTTTTTACTGGTTCTTGGCAATTCTCAGTATTCTAAACTTTGGAAATTATTTATTTTGGGCCAACTGGTACAAGTACAAGAAAGACGCTTCAGTTGAAGTCATTGACCAGCCGATGTTGACAGGATCTCCTATTAACCTTACATCTCCTTCAGGATGGAGTCCATTGATATTGCCAACTAAACAAGGAGAAGGCACCGATTAA